The following are encoded together in the Babylonia areolata isolate BAREFJ2019XMU chromosome 30, ASM4173473v1, whole genome shotgun sequence genome:
- the LOC143275333 gene encoding uncharacterized protein LOC143275333: MNPQAAGGWERTNVDVEEDSTNCLLRYWYTMEENDVLSWEIVDMPDGDNVIQFRVTRQGQAAAVWGHDSKRIPGALNLRDNLENPHPRPIPYPGKDYCEVKLKKKANIDLEQYFKHQSR, from the exons ATGAATCCACAGGCAGCAGGAGGATGGGAGCGAAcaa atgtggatgtggaggaggatAGCACTAATTGCCTCCTTCGCTACTGGTACACGATGGAAGAGAATGATGTTCTGAGCTGGGAGATTGTCGACATGCCTGACGGAGA CAATGTTATCCAGTTCAGGGTGACGCGACAGGGCCAGGCGGCAGCTGTGTGGGGGCATGATTCCAAAAGAATTCCTGGCGCCTTGAACTTGAGGGATAATCTGGAGAATCCTCACCCACGCCCT ATACCTTACCCGGGAAAGGACTACTGTGAagtgaagctgaagaagaaggcgAACATTGACCTGGAGCAGTATTTCAAACACCAGAGCCGTTGA